The following proteins come from a genomic window of Mycobacterium sp. DL:
- the nuoL gene encoding NADH-quinone oxidoreductase subunit L encodes MTLPVWLVIALPLAGAVILLLAGRRSDRWGHLLGTVAAVASFVCAAVLFVDMLGREADSRTTHESLFSWVPAGELRVDFGLQLDQLSMCFVLLITGVGSLIHIYSIGYMAEDPERRRFFAYLNLFLAAMLLLVLADNYLGLYMGWEGVGLASYLLIGFWSHKPSAATAAKKAFVVNRVGDIGLAVALMVMFAAVGSVSFAAVFDAAPVLTEGTLTAIGLMLLLAACGKSAQVPLQSWLGDAMEGPTPVSALIHAATMVTAGVYLIVRSGPVFDLAPHAQTAVVVVGAVTLLFGAVIGCAKDDIKKALAASTMSQIGYMVLAAGLGPAGYAFAIMHLITHGFFKAGLFLGAGSVMHAMDDEVNMRRYGGLRKALPITFVTFGLGYLAIIGIPPLAGFFSKDGIIEAALGAGGVKGIILGGATILGAGITAFYMTRVMLMTFFGEKRWAEHAHPHESPAVMTWPMILLAIGSVTAGGALAIGGTLEHWLAPVVGAEEIHHVLPVWVVTVIVLSVVAIGIGIAYRMYGSRPVSEEVPAGSALTVAARRDLYGDMFNERVLMRPGGAVTVGLVEIDDEAVDGAGSGLAAGVGRISDGLRQLQTGFARSYALSMLAGTVLVVAAILAVNLW; translated from the coding sequence ATGACACTCCCCGTGTGGTTGGTGATCGCGCTCCCGTTGGCGGGCGCGGTGATCCTGCTGTTGGCCGGCCGGCGCTCCGACCGGTGGGGGCACCTGCTGGGCACGGTGGCCGCGGTCGCGTCCTTCGTCTGTGCCGCAGTGCTGTTCGTGGACATGCTCGGCCGTGAAGCAGACAGCAGGACGACCCACGAATCGCTGTTCTCCTGGGTTCCGGCCGGCGAACTGCGCGTCGACTTCGGTCTGCAACTCGACCAGCTGTCGATGTGCTTCGTCCTGCTCATCACCGGTGTCGGATCGCTGATCCACATCTACTCGATCGGCTACATGGCCGAAGATCCGGAAAGGCGAAGGTTTTTCGCCTACCTGAACCTGTTCCTCGCCGCGATGCTGCTGCTCGTGCTCGCCGACAACTATCTCGGCCTGTACATGGGCTGGGAGGGCGTCGGACTGGCGTCGTACCTGCTGATCGGCTTCTGGTCGCACAAACCGTCGGCTGCGACGGCGGCCAAGAAGGCCTTCGTCGTGAACCGGGTTGGCGACATCGGTCTGGCGGTGGCGCTGATGGTGATGTTCGCCGCCGTCGGATCCGTCTCGTTCGCCGCGGTTTTCGACGCCGCCCCGGTGCTCACCGAAGGCACTCTGACCGCCATCGGGTTGATGCTACTGCTGGCTGCGTGCGGCAAGTCGGCCCAGGTCCCGTTGCAGTCCTGGCTCGGAGACGCGATGGAGGGCCCGACGCCGGTGTCGGCACTGATCCACGCTGCCACCATGGTCACCGCCGGGGTGTATCTGATCGTGCGCTCCGGACCCGTGTTCGACCTCGCCCCGCACGCACAGACCGCCGTGGTGGTCGTCGGCGCGGTGACCCTGCTGTTCGGCGCCGTCATCGGCTGCGCGAAGGACGACATCAAGAAGGCGCTCGCCGCATCCACGATGAGCCAGATCGGCTACATGGTGCTGGCGGCCGGCCTGGGGCCCGCCGGGTACGCCTTCGCGATCATGCACCTGATCACCCACGGGTTCTTCAAGGCCGGACTCTTCCTGGGCGCGGGTTCGGTCATGCACGCGATGGACGACGAGGTCAACATGCGCCGCTACGGCGGACTGCGCAAAGCACTTCCGATCACCTTCGTGACGTTCGGGCTCGGCTACCTCGCGATCATCGGTATCCCACCGCTGGCGGGGTTCTTCTCCAAGGACGGGATCATCGAAGCCGCGCTGGGTGCAGGCGGCGTCAAGGGCATCATTCTCGGTGGCGCAACGATTCTGGGCGCCGGGATCACCGCGTTCTACATGACCCGCGTGATGCTGATGACGTTCTTCGGCGAGAAGCGCTGGGCTGAACACGCGCATCCCCATGAGTCACCCGCGGTGATGACCTGGCCGATGATCCTGCTGGCAATCGGCTCGGTCACCGCGGGCGGGGCGCTGGCGATCGGGGGCACGCTCGAGCACTGGCTGGCACCGGTCGTCGGCGCCGAGGAGATCCACCACGTGCTGCCGGTGTGGGTGGTGACGGTGATCGTGCTGTCCGTCGTGGCCATCGGTATCGGCATCGCGTACCGCATGTACGGATCGCGCCCGGTTTCCGAGGAGGTGCCGGCCGGGTCGGCGCTGACCGTCGCGGCACGCCGAGACCTGTACGGCGACATGTTCAACGAGAGGGTGCTGATGCGTCCCGGCGGGGCTGTCACGGTGGGCTTGGTGGAGATCGACGACGAGGCGGTGGACGGTGCGGGCAGCGGACTCGCCGCCGGAGTCGGGCGGATCTCCGACGGCCTGCGGCAGCTGCAGACCGGGTTCGCGCGCTCCTACGCACTCTCGATGCTCGCCGGCACAGTGCTCGTCGTCGCGGCGATCCTGGCGGTGAACCTGTGGTGA
- a CDS encoding NADH-quinone oxidoreductase subunit J produces the protein MSVEFVTAVSNTALSDTGLTSTNEAVLFWILAVVSVVGAIGVVAAPKAVYSAISLALTMIALAVLYIAQDAPFLGVAQVVVYTGAVMMLFLFVLMLIGVDSSESLGETLRGQRLAAISAGVGFGILLIAGIGNVSVTGFVGLTEANAGGNVEGLAALIFTQYLWAFELTGALLITATLGAMLLAHRERLERRKSQRELAAERFAPGGHPTTLPNPGVYARHNAVDVPARLPDGSASELSVSAILQLRDLPADDDREADGERR, from the coding sequence GTGAGCGTCGAGTTCGTCACCGCAGTATCCAACACCGCGCTGTCCGACACCGGGCTCACCAGCACCAACGAGGCCGTCCTGTTCTGGATTCTGGCGGTGGTGTCGGTCGTCGGCGCCATCGGTGTGGTCGCCGCGCCGAAGGCGGTCTACTCGGCGATCTCGCTCGCGCTGACCATGATCGCGCTGGCGGTCCTCTACATCGCCCAGGACGCTCCGTTTCTCGGGGTGGCGCAGGTGGTGGTCTACACCGGCGCGGTCATGATGCTGTTCCTGTTCGTCCTGATGCTGATCGGTGTCGACTCCTCGGAGTCGCTGGGAGAAACCCTTCGCGGACAACGACTTGCGGCGATCAGCGCCGGCGTCGGGTTCGGCATCCTGTTGATCGCCGGAATCGGCAACGTCTCGGTGACCGGTTTTGTCGGCTTGACCGAGGCGAACGCTGGCGGCAACGTCGAAGGCCTGGCCGCGCTGATTTTCACGCAGTACCTGTGGGCCTTCGAGCTGACCGGGGCGCTGTTGATCACGGCCACCCTGGGAGCGATGCTGCTGGCGCACCGGGAGCGCCTCGAGCGCCGCAAGAGCCAGCGCGAACTCGCCGCTGAGCGGTTCGCCCCGGGCGGGCATCCGACCACTCTGCCGAACCCCGGTGTGTACGCCCGGCACAATGCAGTCGACGTACCCGCCCGACTCCCCGACGGCTCGGCGTCGGAACTGTCGGTCAGCGCGATTCTGCAGTTGCGTGATCTGCCTGCCGACGATGACCGGGAAGCCGACGGGGAGCGCCGATGA
- the nuoI gene encoding NADH-quinone oxidoreductase subunit NuoI, whose amino-acid sequence MPKFLDAIAGFGVTFGSMFKKPVTEEYPEKPGPVAPRYHGRHQLNRYPDGLEKCIGCELCAWACPADAIFVEGADNTEEERYAPGERYGRVYQINYLRCIGCGLCIEACPTRALTMTTDYEMADDNRADLILGKDKLLAPLQPGMEQPPHPMAPGSTDDDYYLGNITPIKEVQ is encoded by the coding sequence ATGCCTAAATTCCTCGATGCCATCGCCGGTTTCGGCGTCACGTTCGGGTCCATGTTCAAGAAGCCGGTCACCGAGGAGTACCCGGAGAAGCCCGGCCCGGTGGCACCGCGCTACCACGGCCGCCACCAACTCAATCGGTATCCGGACGGGTTGGAGAAGTGCATCGGCTGCGAGTTGTGCGCGTGGGCCTGCCCCGCCGACGCGATCTTCGTCGAAGGCGCCGACAACACCGAGGAAGAACGGTATGCGCCCGGCGAACGCTATGGCCGCGTGTACCAGATCAACTACTTGCGGTGCATCGGATGCGGGCTGTGCATCGAGGCATGCCCGACGCGCGCGCTGACGATGACCACCGACTACGAGATGGCCGACGACAACCGTGCCGACCTGATCCTGGGTAAGGACAAACTGCTGGCTCCGCTGCAACCGGGAATGGAGCAACCGCCACACCCGATGGCCCCGGGAAGCACCGACGACGACTACTACCTCGGCAACATCACCCCCATCAAGGAGGTGCAGTGA
- the nuoK gene encoding NADH-quinone oxidoreductase subunit NuoK, with protein sequence MNPDNYLYLSALLFTIGASGVLLRRNALVMFMCVELMLNATNLAFVTFSRMHGHLDGQVVAFFTMVVAACEVVIGLAIIMTIFRSRRSASVDDASLLKN encoded by the coding sequence ATGAATCCCGACAACTACCTGTACCTGTCCGCTCTGCTGTTCACCATCGGCGCGTCCGGGGTGCTGCTGCGCCGCAACGCCCTTGTCATGTTCATGTGTGTCGAGCTGATGCTGAACGCCACGAACCTGGCATTCGTCACGTTCTCCCGCATGCACGGGCACCTCGACGGGCAGGTGGTGGCCTTCTTCACCATGGTGGTCGCCGCGTGCGAGGTGGTGATCGGTCTGGCCATCATCATGACCATCTTCCGAAGTCGACGTTCGGCGAGCGTCGACGACGCCAGTCTGCTGAAGAACTGA